A single genomic interval of Canis lupus dingo isolate Sandy chromosome 6, ASM325472v2, whole genome shotgun sequence harbors:
- the TBL3 gene encoding transducin beta-like protein 3 isoform X5, with amino-acid sequence MAFDPTSTLLATGGCDGAVRVWDIVRHYGTHHFRGSPGVVHLVTFHPDPARLLLFSSAADATIRMWSLQDQSCLAVMTAHYSAVTSLTFSADGHTMLSSGRDKICVIWDLQSHQATRTVPVFESVEAAVLLPEELVPKLDVKSKGLHFLTAGDQGLLRVWEAASGQCVYAQPQPPGPRQGLTHCTLAQSAGLLLSVTTDHNLLLYEARSLQLQKQFAGYSEEVLDVRFLGPEDSHIVVASNSPSLKVFELQTMTCQILHGHTDIVLALDVFRKGRLFASCAKDQSICIWRMNKAGRVACVAQGSGHTHSVGTICCSRLKETFLVTGSQDCTVKLWPIPEALLSKGTAPDSGPILLQAQATQRCHDKDINSVAVAPNDKLLATGSQDRTAKLWALPHCQLLGIFSGHRRGLWCVQFSPMDQVLATASADGTIKLWALQDFSCLKTFEGHDASVLKVVFVSRGTQLLSSGSDGLVKLWTIKNNECVKTLDAHEDKVWGLHCSRLDDRALTGASDSCVILWKDVTEEEQSEEQARREEEVVKQQELDNLLYEKRYLRALGLAISLDRPHTVLTVIQAIRRDPEACKKLGATVLRLRRDQKEALLRFCVTWNTNSRHCHEAQAVLGVLLRHEAPEELLAYPGVQASLEALLPYTERHFQRLSRTLQAATFLDFLWHNMKLPTLPTAPSVAPSAL; translated from the exons ATGGCCTTTGACCCCACTTCCACCTTGCTGGCCACAG GCGGCTGTGACGGGGCAGTGCGTGTGTGGGACATCGTGCGGCACTACGGGACACACCACTTTCGGGGCTCGCCGGGTGTCGTACA CTTGGTGACCTTCCACCCGGACCCTGCCCGTCTGCTGCTCTTTTCCTCTGCTGCAGATGCCACCATCCGCATGTGGTCGCTACAGGACCAGTCCTGCCTGGCCGTGATGACTGCCCACTACAGTGCTGTCACCTCGTTGACCTTCAGTGCTGACGGCCACACCATGCTTAG CTCGGGCCGCGACAAGATCTGCGTCATCTGGGACCTGCAGAGCCACCAGGCCACGAGGACTGTGCCAGTGTTTGAG AGTGTGGAAGCCGCGGTGCTGTTGCCAGAGGAGCTGGTGCCTAAACTGGATGTGAAGTCTAAGGGCCTGCACTTCCTGACAGCCGGAGATCAAG GCCTGCTGCGTGTGTGGGAGGCAGCCTCTGGCCAGTGTGTGTACGCACAACCGCAGCCGCCGGGCCCCAGGCAGGGGCTGACTCACTGCACGCTGGCCCAGTCTGCCGGCCTGCTCCTCAGCGTCACCACCGACCACAACCTGCTGCTCTACGAGGCACGCTCCCTGCAGCTGCAGAAACAG tTTGCCGGCTACAGTGAGGAGGTGTTAGATGTCCGGTTTCTTGGACCCGAGGACTCCCACATTGTCGTGGCCTCCAACAGCCCCAGCCTGAAAGTGTTTGAGCTGCAGACAATGACCTGCCAGATTCTCCACGGCCACACGG ACATTGTCCTGGCCTTGGATGTTTTCAGGAAGGGGCGGCTCTTTGCCAGCTGTGCCAAG GATCAGAGCATCTGTATCTGGAGGATGAACAAAGCTGGCAGGgtggcctgtgtggctcagggctCCGGGCACACCCACAGCGTGGGCACTATCTGCTGTTCTAG GCTAAAGGAGACCTTTCTGGTGACGGGCAGCCAGGACTGTACTGTGAAGCTGTGGCCCATCCCTGAAGCCCTGCTGTCTAAGGGCACAGCCCCAGACAGCGGTCCTATCCTCCTGCAAGCTCAGGCCACGCAGCGCTGCCATGACAAG GACATCAACAGCGTGGCTGTTGCCCCTAACGACAAGCTGCTGGCCACAGGCTCACAGGACCGCACAGCCAAGCTCTGGGCTTTGCCACATTGCCAGCTGCTGGGCATCTTTTCAGGCCACCGGCGCGGCCTCTGGTGTGTCCAGTTCTCCCCCATGGACCAGGTGCTGGCCACAGCCTCCGCCGATGGCACCATCAAGCTCTGGGCACTGCAGGACTTCAGCTGTCTCAAG ACATTCGAGGGACATGATGCTTCTGTGTTGAAGGTGGTCTTTGTGAGCCGCGGTACACAGCTGCTGTCCAG CGGCTCGGATGGTCTCGTGAAGCTCTGGACCATCAAAAACAACGAGTGTGTGAAGACTCTGGACGCCCATGAGGACAAGGTCTGGGGGCTGCACTGTAGCCGGCTGGACGATCGTGCCCTCACGGGTGCTAGTGACTCCTGCGTCATCCTCTGGAAG GATGTGACCGAGGAGGAGCAGTCTGAAGAGCAGGCCAggcgggaggaggaggtggtCAA gcAGCAGGAACTAGACAACCTACTCTATGAGAAACGGTACCTGCGGGCCCTGGGCTTGGCCATCTCCCTGGACCGGCCCCACACTGTGCTGACTGTCATCCAGG ccaTCCGGAGGGACCCTGAGGCATGCAAGAAGCTAGGAGCCACGGTGTTGCGGCTGCGGCGAGATCAGAAAG AGGCCCTGCTGCGCTTCTGTGTCACTTGGAACACCAACTCCAGGCACTGCCACGAAGCGCAGGCTGTGCTGGGGGTGCTCCTGCGGCACGAGGCCCCAGAAGAGCTCCTGGCGTACCCAGGCGTGCAGGCCTCACTGGAGGCTCTACTGCCCTACACGG AGCGGCATTTTCAGCGGCTCAGCCGGACCCTGCAGGCAGCCACCTTCCTGGACTTCCTGTGGCACAACATGAAGCTGCCCACCCTTCCTACAGCTCCCTCTGTGGCTCCCTCAGCTCTCTGA